The proteins below are encoded in one region of Amycolatopsis acidiphila:
- a CDS encoding beta-ketoacyl synthase N-terminal-like domain-containing protein yields the protein MGSREIDICGIGAVTGYGWGREVLWEGLNSGKPAATLEGGYGANRDETAWVAKVPDGGNPLDGRSRFARAMRAAAREAIADAGDRGWRPGRKVGLLHAVVLGEVDLWREFYLEQQNLKPRDYLALMPSTPMSTFMQEFGFHGPAMNVSAMCASGNAGLLTAKAWLDAGIVDDVVFVATDLSLVPENVLHFVRLGVAITDAEPLDACRPFQEGSRGFSMGEASVSFVLSRDTDRPYARTLGGAMSHDAHHVTSIDMCLDQVRGCFQDALANAGVPATAVRYLNAHGPGTRQCDRAETTILEELFAPRTGIYSMKPLVGHCQGAASAVEVAAAALGYDRGVLPVPPKVAPGHPQLVNGRTPVEDGLTVKSSLGMGGHNSVVVLGPPA from the coding sequence ATGGGCTCGCGAGAAATCGATATCTGCGGAATCGGAGCGGTCACGGGCTACGGCTGGGGCCGCGAGGTGCTCTGGGAAGGGCTGAACTCAGGCAAGCCGGCGGCCACCCTGGAGGGTGGCTACGGGGCGAACCGGGACGAGACGGCGTGGGTCGCGAAGGTGCCGGACGGCGGGAACCCGCTGGACGGGCGCAGTCGCTTCGCCCGCGCCATGCGTGCGGCGGCGCGGGAGGCGATCGCCGACGCCGGGGACCGCGGCTGGCGGCCGGGCCGCAAGGTGGGCCTGCTGCACGCCGTCGTGCTCGGCGAGGTCGACCTGTGGCGGGAGTTCTACCTCGAGCAGCAGAACCTCAAGCCGCGGGACTACCTGGCGCTGATGCCGTCGACGCCGATGTCCACGTTCATGCAGGAGTTCGGCTTCCACGGCCCCGCGATGAACGTGTCGGCGATGTGCGCCTCGGGCAACGCCGGGCTGCTCACGGCCAAGGCGTGGCTGGACGCCGGGATCGTCGACGACGTGGTGTTCGTCGCGACGGACCTGTCCCTGGTGCCGGAGAACGTGCTGCACTTCGTGCGGCTCGGGGTCGCGATCACCGACGCCGAACCGCTCGACGCGTGCCGCCCGTTCCAGGAGGGCAGCCGCGGCTTCAGCATGGGTGAGGCGTCGGTGTCGTTCGTGCTCTCCCGCGACACCGACCGTCCGTACGCGCGGACGCTCGGCGGGGCGATGTCGCACGACGCGCACCACGTCACGTCGATCGACATGTGCCTCGACCAGGTGCGTGGCTGCTTCCAGGACGCGCTCGCGAACGCGGGCGTGCCGGCCACGGCCGTGCGCTACCTCAACGCGCACGGTCCTGGCACCCGGCAGTGCGACCGGGCGGAGACGACCATCCTCGAGGAGCTCTTCGCCCCGCGGACGGGCATCTACTCGATGAAACCGCTGGTCGGGCACTGCCAGGGCGCGGCGTCGGCGGTCGAGGTCGCGGCGGCCGCGCTGGGCTACGACCGGGGCGTGCTCCCGGTGCCGCCCAAGGTGGCACCGGGGCATCCGCAGCTGGTCAACGGCCGGACCCCGGTCGAAGACGGGCTGACGGTCAAGTCCTCGCTCGGCATGGGCGGCCACAACTCGGTGGTCGTCCTTGGCCCGCCGGCGTGA
- a CDS encoding 5-methyltetrahydropteroyltriglutamate--homocysteine S-methyltransferase → MTPRTTPPFRADHVGSLLRPAELHEARENFANGTINADELRAVEDEAIRGVVELQLAAGLQSATDGEFRRASWHMDFIYQLRGVAKSDEKLHVQFHNAGGDIEFNPAGLRVQDKVGLDGIIFGQHFEYLKSIVDARITPKQTIPSPSMVYYRGGRAAVSESVYPDLEEFFADLAAAYAKQIAGMASLGCTYLQLDDTSLAYLNDPEQRAMVARMGGDPDKQHVRNIQTMNAALADKPAGLTVTTHLCRGNFRSSWVAQGGYDFVADALFNELNVDGYFLEFDDERSGGFEPLRFVPKGKYVVLGLVTTKRGELESVDSLRRRIEAASKYVDIDQLCLSPQCGFSSTEEGNDLTQDQQKAKLERIVETAALVWQ, encoded by the coding sequence ATGACTCCGCGCACGACACCGCCGTTCCGCGCCGACCACGTCGGCAGCCTCCTGCGTCCCGCCGAGCTGCACGAGGCCAGGGAGAACTTCGCCAACGGGACGATCAACGCCGACGAGCTGCGGGCCGTCGAGGACGAGGCCATCCGCGGCGTCGTCGAGCTGCAGCTCGCCGCCGGGCTCCAGTCCGCCACCGACGGCGAGTTCCGCCGGGCGTCCTGGCACATGGACTTCATCTACCAGCTGCGGGGCGTCGCCAAGAGCGACGAGAAGCTGCACGTCCAGTTCCACAACGCGGGCGGGGACATCGAGTTCAACCCGGCCGGGCTGCGGGTGCAGGACAAGGTCGGCCTCGACGGCATCATCTTCGGGCAGCACTTCGAGTACCTGAAGTCCATTGTGGACGCGCGGATCACGCCGAAGCAGACGATCCCCTCGCCCAGCATGGTCTACTACCGCGGCGGCCGGGCCGCGGTCAGCGAGTCGGTGTACCCCGACCTCGAGGAGTTCTTCGCCGACCTCGCCGCGGCCTACGCCAAGCAGATCGCCGGGATGGCCTCGCTCGGCTGCACCTACCTGCAGCTGGACGACACGAGTCTCGCCTACCTCAACGACCCCGAGCAGCGGGCGATGGTCGCGCGGATGGGCGGCGACCCGGACAAGCAGCACGTGCGCAACATCCAGACGATGAACGCCGCCCTCGCCGACAAGCCCGCCGGGCTGACCGTGACCACGCACCTGTGCCGCGGCAACTTCCGCTCGTCGTGGGTCGCGCAGGGCGGCTACGACTTCGTCGCGGACGCGCTGTTCAACGAGCTCAACGTGGACGGCTACTTCCTGGAGTTCGACGACGAGCGCTCCGGCGGGTTCGAGCCGCTGCGGTTCGTGCCGAAGGGCAAGTACGTCGTGCTGGGTCTGGTCACCACGAAGCGCGGCGAGCTGGAGAGCGTCGACTCGCTGCGCCGGCGCATCGAGGCGGCGTCGAAGTACGTCGACATCGACCAGCTGTGCCTCTCGCCGCAGTGCGGGTTCTCCTCCACCGAGGAGGGCAACGACCTCACCCAGGACCAGCAGAAGGCGAAGCTGGAACGGATCGTGGAGACCGCCGCACTCGTCTGGCAATAG